One Setaria italica strain Yugu1 chromosome II, Setaria_italica_v2.0, whole genome shotgun sequence DNA segment encodes these proteins:
- the LOC101753447 gene encoding uncharacterized protein LOC101753447: protein MARARGGGPASWVVAVAAAWVLWMATAAEARSPAGRVHRHLKRLNKPAVKSIESPDGDIIDCVPISHQPAFDHPLLKNHTIQFRPAYHPEGLYDDVKSSIGSNNAREKPMLQMWHRNGRCPEGTVPIRRTKKDDLLRASSMKRYGRKRHTAPNPLSVDPNMLSEGGHQHAIAYVEGDKYYGAKATINVWEPKIQQANEFSLSQLWILGGSFGEDLNSIEAGWQVSPDLYGDNNTRLFTYWTSDAYQATGCYNILCSGFIQINSEIAMGASIFPISNYAGSQYDISILIWKDPKEGNWWMQFGKEYVLGYWPSFLFSYLADSASMIEWGGEVVNSEPDGAHTTTQMGSGHFPEEGFSKASYFKNIQVVDSSNQLSAPKGVGTFTEQSNCYDVQNGNNGDWGTYFYYGGPGKNSNCP, encoded by the exons ATGGCgagggcgcgcggcggcggccccgcgtCGTGGGTGGTGGCTGTTGCGGCGGCGTGGGTGCTGTGGAtggccacggcggcggaggccaggtcgccggcggggaggGTGCACCGGCACCTCAAGCGGCTCAACAAGCCGGCCGTCAAGAGCATCGAG AGCCCAGATGGAGACATCATCGACTGCGTGCCCATCTCCCACCAACCAGCCTTCGACCATCCTCTCCTCAAGAACCACACAATACAG TTTAGGCCGGCCTACCACCCTGAAGGTCTATATGATGATGTCAAGAGCAGCATAGGCTCGAACAATGCCAGAGAGAAGCCAATGCTCCAAATGTGGCATCGAAATGGCAGATGTCCAGAGGGCACGGTTCCAATCAGGAGAACCAAGAAGGATGACCTGCTCCGAGCGAGCTCCATGAAGCGCTATGGCAGGAAGCGGCATACTGCTCCGAACCCACTGTCTGTTGATCCTAACATGCTCAGTGAGGGTGGTCACCAA CACGCGATAGCGTACGTTGAGGGTGACAAGTACTACGGTGCGAAGGCCACAATTAATGTGTGGGAGCCCAAGATTCAGCAGGCTAACGAATTTAGCCTGTCCCAGCTCTGGATCTTGGGGGGTTCATTTGGGGAGGATCTCAACAGCATAGAGGCTGGTTGGCAG GTTAGCCCTGACCTCTATGGAGACAACAACACTAGGCTGTTCACATACTGGACT AGCGATGCATACCAGGCAACAGGGTGCTACAACATCTTGTGCTCGGGGTTCATTCAGATCAACAGCGAGATCGCCATGGGGGCGAGCATCTTCCCCATCTCGAACTACGCTGGCTCCCAGTACGATATCAGCATCCTGATCTGGAAG GACCCAAAGGAAGGCAACTGGTGGATGCAGTTTGGCAAGGAGTATGTCCTCGGCTACTGGCCATCCTTCCTCTTCTCCTACCTTGCCGACAGTGCTTCGATGATCGAGTGGGGTGGTGAGGTGGTGAACTCGGAGCCTGATGGTGCGCACACAACGACCCAGATGGGCAGCGGGCACTTCCCCGAGGAAGGGTTCAGCAAGGCGAGCTACTTCAAGAACATTCAGGTGGTGGACAGCAGCAACCAGCTGAGTGCCCCAAAGGGGGTGGGCACCTTCACCGAGCAGTCCAACTGCTATGACGTTCAGAACGGTAACAATGGCGACTGGGGCACCTATTTCTACTACGGTGGCCCTGGCAAGAATTCAAATTGCCCATGA